The Sardina pilchardus chromosome 5, fSarPil1.1, whole genome shotgun sequence DNA window CTCTCCTGTAACTGATGAGGGTAGCAGCAGCTGTGTATGGTATTTGCAGTCACCATATTGAAGAGGTTGAAATCCAAAATCCAATATTGGACTGGAATGTTGAAAAAAGAACTCCAATCAGCCAGTCAGTGTATTACACCAGCTTTCTAATCCTCAATCCCCTTTACCCGCTAACTCTATACTCCAAAACCTTATAAATCAACCTTACAGGCGTCCTATTCAGAGAGGCTATATTTTCCAGCTCAGATATTTTTCAGACCTCACACAGTTCCTCATAGTCACAACTAGGTGGAGACATTAGTTTCAAGAACCTTTTACTTGGCATGCTCAGCTACTGTGATTAAAAGTTCAAATGCCTACTAGCGCTGGGAATCTAAACTTTTCACAGTGGCATTTGtaacatgtttaaaactattatgGGGCAATGCATCAAATGTATTATGCCGTGCCCATGACCTAGCAGTTCCAAGCAGTTTTAGCATAAGTTATGGCAAGCCGTCTAAACGTGAAAGCAGAGCTTACCATTGTGTTGCCTTCATGCCAATCTGTGAAAGCAATGAGATACTGATAGTAAATAAATATAACAGCTCAATTTCATGTTCAAATTGGTCttatcaataaaataaaaacaattcatGCTTTAGAACATTttattgtaaaaacaaaacaccaattCAGGCACCATTTCAAAAATACCGATTTAGCCCTGGTGTTGGATAAAacccaaacgatacccaaccctactttTAGCATGCTATGTCTGGCTAAAACCAAGCTAATTAAATGATGCCACCTTGCTAAACAGTGGCAGTGGTAATTGAAACTTTGTGGGGTTCAACCTGTCAATCAGTTTGCCCTCTGCCAACCACTGGAATACTTGAAATGTTGCCTGTGCTCTAAAGTGATttgtgggaggaggagaagggaggggcgGGGGTCTAACAGCTGCTGATGAAGGCATCATTTTATTGTCATAACCTGTGCTAGAAATTATAGCTTAAAGCAGGATTATTATTGAAGCGTGGTACTGAGATTAGATTCCACAAATCAACAGCACTATGTGATGAGATCCCATGAATCACGTAACTGAAGCATGGTTTGAGCGTACACACAGATTTACCACATCCCAGTGTGGTAAAACAACGTACTTATATCTACCCTGCATAACGCCACTAGAATTTACTATCACATTATATCAAACCAATCCAGACAGATTTTTGAAGAATTTGACTGGCTTAACACTATGTCTGACATTGGGGTTTTCTACTCAAATTGATAAAAGCACTCATAATGCGCAGTCTTACATAaaccacacactctcttcctctcttctgtctctttcataCAGAATAAGCTATTTGATGTATAGATATCACATGTGCTTGCAGAGGTATGTTCCAGAATCGGTGTGCTGTGCCGCAGGTAACGTGGGTGAGGAGTTCATACTTGAGCACCAGGAGGGTTTATTTTTCCTGATGCCTGCcgagaccagtgtgtgtgtgtgtgtgtgtgtgtgtgtgtgtgtgtgtgtgtgtgtgtgtgtgtgtgtgtgtacatgagtgtgatATAACCGAACATCTGCTCACTGGTTGTCAAGTGCTAAAGTAAGTTATGAGGCCTGTTTTTGGTGTCACACCACACATTGAAATAATACACTAATCATGATCAGTAAAGTGCTAATTTTACAAGGGAGATATCGAAAGATTAAATTAATTGGCTGTCACTCTAATTACCCTTATCAAAGAGTCCTACATATGTTGATATGGACATTATGTTCACTGACCTGCATTCATTATGATCCACGTGTAGTGTCTTGGCAAGGCAGACAGATTTTGATATTCTATATAATCATCCAGGTTCCCAGGGCCTTTATGATAATAACTGCCCCACAACGTCAGAGTCTTTTCTACACTTTCACCTGATGATAGAACACAAGTCCCAGTAGCATTTAGCAAACACAAAGCAGGTTAGTCTTTCTAATGTTGAAGACTGTGAGGGCCTTTATCTCAGTCATCTCTGTTATCTTTTATACATCAGTGAAACAGGAAATAATGGACTGAAGCTTGAAAGTTAAAATAGATTCtgatacatttttaaaagttagtttcacacacacacacacacacacacacacacacacacacacacacacacacacacacacacacacacacacacacacacacacacacacacacacacacacacacacacacacacacacacacacacacacacacacacacacacacccaacaagTAATTGTTGTGATTGTGATGTAAGACACATTATTTTGAGAGAACAGTAATGGCATGCAAATATTCTATATATTATTCTGAAGGCACTATATCATGCAAACATACATTATTCTGAGCCAACGGTATatcatgcaagcacacactaTTCTTAAGTGTATCATGgaaacacacatctctcttctGATAAGTGAGGAACAGAAATCTCATCTAAGTTAGGGTTCGAGTTCTGCACGTTCCACTGGTTATCAGGGTAGGATCCATTTTCCTTCAACTGTACAATCAGACTTCTTTTGGACTCCACTGTGCAATTCATATTATCTCTGCCCATGATAAAAACTCCAGAAATTAAATATCAGCACATGCTGCCATATGTCTTTGCTTCTGCATCgcactggctggctggctggctgtcatctttatgtgtgtgtgtgtgtgtgtgtgtgtgcgtgtgtatgcaagtCAGAGCTCATTCTATCCCGTATACACTGAATACCTGTGCTCCCTGGCAGCTGGAGAGAGCATCATAATTCCAGACATCATCACATGGCCGGGGGTTGCGGTTATTAAATGGCCttgtgggtggggaggggtggcagCAGAAAGGGCTCAGAGCCAGAGCTGAAGTAACAGTGTTGGaactgtgtgtattcatgtgtgtgtgtgtgtgtgtgtgtgtattttgccaatgagtgtgtttatgttgccAGGGGGTATTCATGTTGCTAGtgagtgttatgtgtgtgtgtgtgtgtgtgtgtgtgtgtgtgtgtgtgtgtgtgtgtgtgtgtgtgtgtgtgtgtgtgtgtgtgtgtgtgcgcgcgtgtgtattttgccattttgagtgtgtgtgtgtattctgtcaaggagtatgtgtgtgtgtgtgtgtgtgcatgtattttgctagtgagtgtgtacgtgtgtgtgtgttttgcgtgcgtgcgtgcgtgcgtgcgtgcgtgtgtgtgtattttgctagtgagtgtgtatgcgtgtgtattttGCCAAAGTCTAGATGCATTTGAGTGTGAGTGATCATGGGGATAGAAATGTGTtgcccttttgtgtgtgtaccgaTGCCTTttaagtagatagatagatacttcattgatccccagggggaaattcaaggaaaagTGACGTTTAATCAAAACGTTTTTAATTTGTCCTGGTTTTCCCCACTAAATGTTTTATAATTCCAGGAGTGTAGACACTGTCCCAATCAGGCGGGCGCTTGTACTGTATAGCCTCGCCAGTGGTGAACATACTAACAAAACTGCTCTGCAATATTCCAAATTCCCCAGACATCACCGTCATAGAATAAAAATTGGACGTGGAAACAGGATGTTCAGTAACACTTAACATGACATAAGAGTGACaagacacatgaaccctaacacTATACTCtataaccctaacttgtcatgacagaAACCGAATGACACTTAGTGACAGAAGCGTtgtcataaacgtttatgacttgttcataatgttcatgacatgttcatgacagtgtcatgtcactcttatgtagataccttcaagtaaagtgtaaccagaTGTTCTTTTCATATCTAAATGGACATTTGTTTTACCTTCAAACAGAACATTCCCAGTTGATTGGGACCTTTCAATTGTTGTTTTCACTGTAAATAGGGGGATTTTCAGACGGCTACCTATTTTTCTAAAGCCATTCCCTGACTTAGAAAGGTCatcacactttctttttatttgaatttatcatattctcttgtctttcctgtgatgaaaaatgactagGTGATTTAACCTCTGTCACATCATTTCCCTTAGTGAAAAGGGAAGTCATGGACTACTGCTGAATGTTCAAATATGCTGAATAATTAAAAGTTCAAtatagatgaaaaaaaaattgttacatTTTGTGCATTGACTTTTCtaggtgccaataattgtggcacatgttttttgtttaaaaaagaaatgtctctTTATGAGATTCCTTTTTTCTCAGattcaaggttggatttttccacAATTGTTTTCATGTTGACATTATGATAGATCACCAAAAGATGTTGTTTTTAGTCAAATTTACCTGGGGCGCCAGTAAATGTGGAGtactctgtatctgtgtgtgtgtgtgtgtgtgtgtgtgtgtgtgtgtgtgtgagagagagagagagagagagagagagcgcaatatatatatagagagagaaagagagcgcatatgtatgtgcatgttcatgttaAAGCCTTGGGGACGGACGCTGTTTTGATTGGCAGGTTGAGGGATTTAAAGAGCAGGTGATGCAGGCAATGAACAGAACTCTCCTGTAGGctgttatagtgtgtgtgtgtgtgtgtgtgtgtgtgtgtgtgtgtgtgtgtgtgtgtgtgtgtgtgcccatcaaTCACAATAGAGATTCAGAAAGGAAGATAAATGCCTGCGGTGCCAATCCACTTTAAAACTCAAGGAACAGCTGGCAAAGCTGATGACCACcccataccctcacacacaccaacccacacaccccataccctcacacacaccaacccacaccacacaccctcacacacaccaacccacaccacacaccccataccctcacacacacaccaacccacacaccccataccctcacacacaccaacccacacaccccatacccttacacacaccaacccacacaccccataccctcacacacaccaacccacaccacacaccccatACCCTCACACAAACCAACCCACACACCCCATACTACACACTCCATCTACAGTCATGCTGGCTCACCTAATGCAAACTGCTCAAATCCCACACAGAGTGCATGAGCATATCTGTAAACTCATCACTGTTCAATCTGAATGGATAAATTCCGCTGCACCTCTGGAATTTGAAGCACAttgaacacactctctcacaatgATAGAGATTTGCCATTTCTGACAACTCCGGTCCTGCACATAGGCTGACAGTCTGTGGAGTATATGGGGTTGCTGAATGAAACAAATTACTGTTCCATACCAGCAGCTACAGGATTATAGCAATGTTCATTTGgaaaataaatgttcttaaCTGAAACCCATGGTTGAAAACTACTTCAAATGGTTGGACTGTTCACTTGTGTTGCAGAATTaaacagtacatgtgtgtgggtgtgtgtgtgtgtgtgtgtgtgtatgtgtgtgtgtatgtgtgtatgtgtgtgtgtgtgtgtgtgtgtgtgtgtgtgtgtgtgtgtgtgtgtgtgtgtgtgtatgtatgtgtgtgtgtgtgtgtgcatgtgccaaacgtgtgtgtgtgtctgtgtgtgtgtgtgtgtgtgtgtgtgtgtgtgtgtgtgtgtgtggcgtgctcTGTCACAGACACACCCCCGTGTCCGTCTGCATAAATAGCGCGTCTCCAGAGCGACTGCTGCACCTGACTGGGCGGCTCCATCTCCGcagcgtctcctctcctctctcctctcctctcttcttctgcaGCTGCGCTCATGGCCGACTCAGCCCGTCTCAGCGGAGGCGCCGTGCGCTTTGGCGCCACCTACAGCGGCAACAAGCTATTCGCACGCGCGTCTGGGTCGGGGtcggggatggggatggggatgtcCTCTGGCATGCGCTCTTTcggtggaggaggcggaggggcCCTCGCTCTGCGTTCGGGCCTGGGCGGAGGAATGGGAGGCGGAATGGGGTTCGGAATGGGGGGAGGTTCTGCCGGAGCGGGGTTCGGAATGGGGCTGGGATCCGGCGGAGCAGCGGGAGGCGGAGCCGGCGGGGCTGCAGGGTTCCGTATGGGCGTGGCTCCCCTGCGCGCTCGGCTCGGCGGCAAGGTGTTCAAGATCGGCGCGTACGGGTTCAACCCGGCCTTCCTGGGGGCAGGTAGGGGAGCGGGCGCCGGGGGCGCGGGGGCAGGCGGGGGTGCCGGGGGGgcaggtggagggggtgggggggcaggacTGGCAGTGCCCACGCTGGACCCCTCTCTGCCGTCTATGGACACGGTGCAGGTGACCCGACTCCGAGAGAAGGAGGAGCTGCAGACGCTCAACGACAAGTTCGCCACCTTCATCGATAAGGTGAGCacctggaggaggtgtgtgtgtgtgagtgtgtgtgtgtgagagagagtgagacaggggctgaatgtgtgtgtgagggagagaggctgtgtgtgtatgtgtgggagtgagagaggtggtgtgtgtgtgtgtgagtgagagaggctgtgttgtgtctgagcgagtgagagaggcgatgtgtgtgtgtttgtgggcacgAGTGAGAGAGACCTCTTTGACGATGAGAGCaggaagcatgtgtgtgaaagtctgtgcagaacgtgtgtgtgtgagtgtgttgctgGCAGACTATGTATGCGTGCAAGACTATACATTTACATTGATTTTTGTCCAGTTGACTGATACAATTCAGGCAAATCCACATTTTGAAAGTTTGAAAGTAATGTATGGTTTCGAAAATCATTGATCAatattgagagtgagagaaagagagaaagagagagagagtgtgtgtgtgtgtgtgtgtgtgtgtgtgtgtggtgtgcagccAACTTATTTTAGTGCCTGAGGGCACAGATATAATGTCCTGACATGTGTGCAGGTTGGTAGGAGCAATTGGTATGCTTCCAGCACCTGAGGTCCTAAgcatgagtgtgcgtgtttgtgtgtgtgtgtgtgtgtgagagagagtgtgtgtgtgtgagtgaagctTGCACGGTTCTAACCTAACCTAAAGACACATAGGGTtgctgtgtcagtgtatgtctgcctgtgtgtgtgtgtgtgtgtgtgtgtgtgaaagaaagtaTGCAGTCTGTgtgagtcgtgtgtgtgagagaaagtatgtgcgtgtgagtgtatcagtgtctttgtgagtgtatgtctgtgtgagtttatctgtgtgtgtgtgtgtgtgtgtgtgtgtgtgtgtgagtttatctgtctgtgtgtgtgtctgtgtgagtttatctgtgtgtgtgtgtgtgtttgttcatacaTATCCTGGTCCTCACCCACCTGCTCTCCCTGTGCGACACAAGGCTCGGTCTCTGGAGCAGCACAACGCCGTGCTGAAGGCCAAGATCTCCATGTTCACCAACCCCGACCAGGGCGGCCCCAGCACCTCCATCCTGCTGACCTCCGCCATCGGCTCCTACAAGGGCCAGATCGACTCGCTGACCGCCACCAAAGAGGCCGTCATCGCTGAAATCGAACACTACAAGAGCATCATTGAAGACGTcgccaccaggtgtgtgtgtgtgtgtgtgtgtgtgtgtgtgtgtgtgtgtgtgatcaagcaCTGTTATTGTTCATCATTAAACTGCGACTGTGGCACCTGCCGTGGCAtgactggttgaggcatctgcACCGCACCCCAGCAcccccaggttcgattccctccaccctgactctctcccactctatctgattaaagccccccccccatagGAAAAAAACTGCAGGGGGCGCTGTGATGTAACTGGCTACACTCGGGTCCCTGGCCCGGGTCATTTCCtggtcccaccccatctctcgtTGTGccgctcacttcctgtcactctctctactgtcctgtcagatTACAGGCATAGAAAGGcgaacaaaataaatatataatatatatgtatacatgttCAATTGGCTGTTTTCTTCAGGTATGAAGAGGAATCATCACAAACAAAGACTTTGGAGATCGACTGGAGCAACCTGAAGGAGGCAAGATTATTACCATATACTACatgattattgttattgttgcatACATGCATATCACGCTCTCACAATTCTTCAGCATTTTTACTAACTGAGTTTAAAAAAGTGACTGAATAGGAGTTAAGACACTGTGTGCAACAAGTTGATAATGTTACCCTCTGTGTGCAGGAAGTCGATAGCCTCTACCTGTCCATCTTCGAGCTGCAGACTAGTATCAGTGGGCTGGAGGACCATATTGCCTTATCCAAGCAGGTTTATGATGCCGTAAGTATACTGTGATCACGTTTTACAAACAGCTTGGACTCAATGCCTTTTTCACACATAAAGAAGACGGATtcaattagattagattcaactttgtcattgtgcagagtacaagtagaCTAGGTAcagtaaacccagcctgatctgtcGGCGATtagatttcaccctgcagctcaggctggaaacctgcacatataGCCAGACTAGAGTACAAAtataaagacaacaaaatgcagatCGTACCCGATTTAAAACTACAAGGGAGGCCACATCCTTATTAAACCAATGCTCAATAGCTCAACTGTCAGCTGGCCAGAATGCCACTGTAACAAAAAATGTAGTCTTAATTCACTACACCATTTAGTCTTTTTTTACTAGCCTTTAATCTATTTATGTTGGCTAAACCGTTTGTCTTCCGCGTAAATGAATAAAGACATCTTTTGGATTTCTTCTTTCACAGAAAGTTAAAGAGGTCCGAAACATTGTGACAGGCAGTGTGAAGTCAGCCGTGTCCATTTCGGTGGACAACGCAGCGCAGGCCCAGGATCTGACGTCAGCTCTGGCGGACGTGAGGGGACACTACGAAGCCCTCGCTCAGAGGAGCAAGCAGGACGCTCTAGTATCTGTCCAGGATAGCGTAAGTCTCTTCTCTTCCTATCTTTCTGC harbors:
- the si:dkey-183i3.5 gene encoding thread biopolymer filament subunit alpha, with amino-acid sequence MADSARLSGGAVRFGATYSGNKLFARASGSGSGMGMGMSSGMRSFGGGGGGALALRSGLGGGMGGGMGFGMGGGSAGAGFGMGLGSGGAAGGGAGGAAGFRMGVAPLRARLGGKVFKIGAYGFNPAFLGAGRGAGAGGLAVPTLDPSLPSMDTVQVTRLREKEELQTLNDKFATFIDKARSLEQHNAVLKAKISMFTNPDQGGPSTSILLTSAIGSYKGQIDSLTATKEAVIAEIEHYKSIIEDVATRYEEESSQTKTLEIDWSNLKEEVDSLYLSIFELQTSISGLEDHIALSKQVYDAKVKEVRNIVTGSVKSAVSISVDNAAQAQDLTSALADVRGHYEALAQRSKQDALVSVQDSISMMSLTAQPNTQTLTSSKEELRVYKLQIDSVQREIERIKTLNIQLESQVEEAESHSSSHTETYQEQVMTLKSQLDDLRKQITHYGQEYQELLASKMSLDVEITAYKKLLDGEEIRLKSGGGVTVHMTKTAVGGAGGGAGLGLAAGGGGGGGYGLGLGGGLGGGLGGGLGGGLGGGLGGGLGGGLGGGLGGGLGGGFGGSFGSGLGGGGSFGGSSYFSSSLSSSALSSAVY